The following are from one region of the Nicotiana tabacum cultivar K326 chromosome 3, ASM71507v2, whole genome shotgun sequence genome:
- the LOC107831052 gene encoding calmodulin-binding protein 60 B, translated as MQTRYMDKRALDPSSSEEGQPERKRPALASVIVEALKVDSLQKLCSSLEPILRRVVSEEVERALAKLGPAKLNARVSPKRIEGPDGRNLQLQFRSKLSLPLFTGGKVEGEQGSAIHIVLIDGNTNHVVTSGPESSVKLDIVVLEGDFNDEDDDGWTQEKFESHIVKEREGKRPLLTGELQVILKEGVGTLGELTFTDNSSWIRSRKFRLGLKVASGCCEGIRIREAKTDAFTVKDHRGELYKKHYPPALDDEVWRLEKIGKDGSFHKRLNKAGIHKVEDFLRLVVRDSQRLRNILGSGMSNKMWDALVEHAKTCVLGGKLYVYYHDDMRNVGVVFNNIYELCGLISGGQYHSVDSLSENQKVYVDTLVKKAYDNWMHVVEYDGKSLLSLGQNKTSVASQNDLTIGSQNHSTSFDQQINLPSLPASISSEQPAMNTGLNMGGYNESLSSRYTMQPQHMNLNGSMQLNGASFPPQNHLLGTSQQAQPHGSESMLALRPPQPSMSSYFAASTPNPYKGAEDFLTEEEIRMRSHEMLENEDMQHLLRIFSMGQGHASSSGEENYQYGSSYMPNMSSTFGFDEDRTRSSGKAVVGWLKLKAALRWGIFIRKKAAERRAQIVELDDS; from the exons ATGCAAACGAGGTATATGGACAAACGTGCTTTGGATCCCAGTAGTAGTGAGGAAGGTCAACCTGAAAGGAAAAGACCTGCTCTTGCTAG TGTCATTGTTGAAGCGCTAAAGGTGGACAGTCTGCAAAAACTCTGCTCATCACTGGAGCCAATTCTTCGAAGAGTT GTTAGTGAGGAAGTTGAGCGTGCTTTGGCTAAACTTGGTCCTGCTAAACTTAATGCAAG GGTTTCTCCGAAAAGAATTGAAGGACCTGATGGGAGAAATTTGCAGCTTCAGTTTCGGTCGAAACTGTCACTACCTCTCTTCACAGGAGGAAAAGTAGAAGGAGAGCAGGGTTCTGCGATACATATTGTCTTGATTGATGGAAATACAAACCATGTTGTAACATCAGGGCCAGAGTCCTCAGTTAAACTAGATATTGTTGTGCTTGAAGGAGATTTCAATGACGAGGATGATGATGGCTGGACTCAAGAAAAATTTGAGTCTCATATAGTGAAGGAGCGCGAAGGAAAAAGGCCTCTTCTTACTGGAGAACTGCAAGTGATATTGAAGGAGGGTGTTGGCACTCTTGGTGAGTTGACGTTTACTGACAACTCCAGCTGGATCAGAAGCAGAAAGTTCAGGCTAGGCTTAAAAGTTGCATCAGGTTGTTGTGAGGGAATTCGCATTCGTGAGGCAAAAACGGATGCCTTCACTGTCAAGGATCATAGAGGAGAAT TGTACAAGAAACATTATCCACCTGCATTAGATGATGAGGTTTGGAGATTGGAAAAGATAGGGAAAGATGGATCCTTTCACAAGAGGCTAAATAAAGCTGGAATACATAAAGTGGAAGACTTCCTGCGACTTGTTGTGAGAGACTCGCAGAGGCTCCGAAAT ATCCTGGGAAGTGGAATGTCAAATAAGATGTGGGATGCTCTTGTGGAGCATGCAAAAACCTGTGTTCTAGGTGGGAAGCTTTATGTCTACTATCATGATGATATGAGAAATGTTGGTGTTGTCTTTAACAATATCTACGAGTTATGTGGTTTAATCTCTGGTGGCCAGTATCATTCAGTTGATTCTCTTTCAGAAAATCAGAAG GTATATGTGGATACTTTAGTCAAGAAGGCATATGACAACTGGATGCATGTCGTTGAGTATGATGGAAAATCTCTTTTAAGCCTGGGCCAGAATAAAACCTCAGTTGCTTCTCAAAATGATCTTACAATTGGCTCTCAGAACCATTCGACCTCTTTTGATCAACAAATTAATTTACCAAGTCTTCCAGCTTCAATTTCATCAGAGCAGCCTGCTATGAATACAGGACTGAACATGGGAG GGTATAATGAGAGCCTCAGTAGCAGATATACCATGCAGCCTCAGCACATGAATCTAAATGGCAGCATGCAGTTAAATGGTGCTTCATTTCCTCCTCAGAACCATTTGCTAGGTACGTCACAACAAGCTCAACCACATGGAAGTGAGAGCATGCTGGCTCTTCGCCCACCACAGCCATCAATGTCTAGCTATTTTGCTGCTAGCACGCCTAATCCATACAAGGGAGCTGAGGACTTCTTAACAGAGGAAGAAATACGTATGAGAAGTCATGAGATGCTTGAAAATGAGGACATGCAACATCTGCTCCGTATTTTCAGCATGGGACAAGGTCATGCTTCTTCTAGTGGAGAAGAGAATTACCAGTATGGATCATCATACATGCCCAACATGTCTTCTACCTTCGGTTTTGATGAGGACCGGACACGTTCTTCAGGTAAGGCTGTTGTTGGGTGGCTCAAACTCAAAGCTGCCTTGAGATGGGGCA